A genomic stretch from Desulfotignum balticum DSM 7044 includes:
- the mnmG gene encoding tRNA uridine-5-carboxymethylaminomethyl(34) synthesis enzyme MnmG: MNFYADTQYDVVVVGAGHAGCEAALAAARMGCATLLLTIDMDKIAAMPCSPSIGGMAKGQLVKEIDALGGHMALITDRSAIQFRTLNTRKGPAVHSTRTQNDKALYSRHMKTALETCPNLDLKQAMVKALIIENNQIKGIVDATGYEYFAPCVIITTGTFLRGTVHIGATRIDAGRAGEFSSIDLGRHLSDLGFDMGRMKTGTPPRLHADSIDFSCFRRHMSDSEPIPFSFRTAAITTPMLPSFMGHTNARTHDIVRSNLKHSALYGGHIKGQSARYCPSFEDKIVKFPDRDSHHIILEYEGIHTKEIYASGLGNSLPLEIQYQVVRSVKGLEQARIMRPAYAIEYDFVNPLELFPTLETKRIKGLFLAGQINGTSGYEEAGGQGLWAGINAAGKVQKRPAFVLDRSQAYLGVMIDDLVTRGTTEPYRMFTSRAEYRLMLREDNADLRLADIAFEYGLIDADRLALCREIQEQTRKEIHRVRQMVVKPETAVNQRLSDLDSPPISTGVKLEQLLKRTEIDYQNLMAFAPPLEPVPARVARQVEIEIKYEGYITRQLNEIKKFKHLERIHIPARLDYGNVHGLSNEIREKLKKIQPETLGQASRIDGMTPAAISVMMVAIAAFNTQKSA, encoded by the coding sequence ATGAATTTTTATGCAGACACACAATATGATGTGGTGGTCGTGGGTGCGGGCCATGCCGGATGTGAGGCAGCCCTGGCCGCGGCCCGCATGGGATGCGCCACCCTGCTTTTGACCATTGATATGGACAAAATTGCCGCCATGCCGTGCAGCCCGTCCATCGGCGGCATGGCCAAAGGACAGCTGGTCAAGGAAATCGATGCCCTGGGCGGCCACATGGCGCTGATTACGGATCGTTCCGCCATCCAGTTCCGGACATTGAATACCCGGAAAGGCCCGGCGGTTCATTCCACCCGCACCCAGAACGACAAAGCCCTGTATTCCCGGCACATGAAAACGGCCCTGGAAACCTGCCCGAACCTGGATCTGAAACAGGCCATGGTCAAGGCACTGATAATTGAAAACAATCAGATCAAAGGCATTGTGGATGCGACCGGTTATGAATACTTTGCCCCCTGTGTGATCATTACCACGGGCACTTTTTTGCGGGGCACTGTCCATATCGGGGCCACCCGGATTGACGCCGGCCGGGCCGGGGAATTTTCTTCCATCGATCTGGGCCGGCACCTGTCGGATCTCGGGTTTGACATGGGGCGCATGAAAACCGGAACCCCTCCCCGGCTCCATGCCGACAGCATTGATTTCTCATGCTTCCGCCGCCATATGTCCGACAGTGAGCCCATCCCGTTTTCCTTTAGAACGGCCGCCATCACCACCCCCATGCTGCCCAGCTTTATGGGACATACCAATGCCCGGACCCATGACATTGTCCGGAGTAATCTGAAGCACTCCGCCCTTTACGGGGGACACATCAAAGGGCAGTCCGCCCGGTACTGTCCCTCTTTTGAAGATAAAATCGTCAAATTCCCGGATCGGGACAGCCACCATATCATCTTGGAGTATGAAGGAATCCATACCAAAGAAATTTATGCCTCCGGTTTAGGCAACAGCCTGCCCCTGGAGATCCAGTACCAGGTGGTCCGATCCGTGAAAGGCCTGGAACAGGCCAGAATCATGAGGCCGGCCTATGCCATTGAATACGATTTTGTAAATCCGCTGGAACTGTTCCCGACCCTGGAAACCAAACGGATCAAAGGCCTTTTTCTGGCCGGACAGATCAACGGCACCTCCGGATATGAAGAAGCCGGGGGCCAGGGCCTGTGGGCCGGCATCAATGCCGCAGGTAAGGTTCAGAAACGGCCCGCATTTGTGCTGGACCGGTCCCAGGCGTACCTGGGCGTTATGATCGATGATCTGGTGACCCGGGGTACCACTGAACCCTACCGCATGTTCACTTCCCGGGCGGAATACCGCCTCATGCTCAGAGAAGACAATGCGGATCTGCGCCTGGCTGACATCGCTTTTGAATACGGCCTGATCGATGCAGACCGCCTGGCTTTGTGCCGGGAAATCCAGGAACAGACCCGCAAAGAAATTCACCGGGTGAGACAGATGGTTGTCAAACCGGAAACCGCCGTGAACCAGCGCCTATCCGACTTGGACAGCCCGCCCATCTCCACCGGTGTCAAACTGGAACAGCTCCTGAAACGGACGGAGATCGATTATCAGAACCTGATGGCCTTTGCTCCGCCGCTTGAACCGGTTCCCGCCCGGGTGGCCCGGCAGGTGGAAATTGAAATCAAGTATGAAGGATATATCACCCGCCAGCTGAACGAAATAAAAAAATTCAAGCATCTGGAACGAATCCATATCCCGGCACGACTCGATTACGGCAATGTCCACGGCCTGTCCAATGAAATCCGGGAAAAACTGAAAAAAATTCAGCCGGAAACCCTGGGCCAGGCTTCCCGGATCGACGGCATGACGCCTGCCGCCATCTCTGTGATGATGGTTGCCATTGCCGCTTTTAACACCCAGAAATCCGCTTGA
- a CDS encoding DnaJ C-terminal domain-containing protein, translating into MADDYYNILGIDKSASAADIKKAYRKLAMKYHPDKNKGDKTLEDKFKKISEAYAVLSDPEKRKQYDTYGSADFQQRYSQEDIFRNFDLGDILKEFGFGGGRGGFSASFGQAGPRGRSGFSGGNPFFQNTGDGFGQQRAYPRTPGKDIEYEIPLTLEELIHGTKKTITIRQGSTTNAVEVRIPKGLTQGKKIRLAGKGEPSPHGGPAGNLYIKSRPVPTSGFSIDGNDVLMTQSIKLTQALLGDKLEILTPSGKTMNLKLPAGTSHKARMRLSGHGIPHMKGNGCGDLFVVINIDMPKKLTDKQKKLIQELKATGL; encoded by the coding sequence ATGGCCGACGATTATTACAATATTCTAGGCATCGATAAATCGGCAAGTGCGGCAGATATCAAAAAAGCTTACCGCAAGCTTGCCATGAAGTACCATCCGGACAAAAACAAAGGGGATAAAACCCTGGAGGACAAATTCAAGAAAATCAGCGAAGCCTATGCCGTGCTCAGCGACCCGGAAAAACGAAAACAATATGACACCTATGGCTCCGCCGACTTTCAACAGCGATATTCCCAGGAAGATATTTTCAGAAACTTTGATTTAGGGGATATTCTCAAGGAGTTCGGATTCGGCGGCGGCCGGGGCGGATTTTCCGCTTCTTTTGGCCAGGCCGGTCCCCGGGGGCGCTCCGGTTTCTCCGGGGGCAATCCGTTTTTTCAAAACACGGGCGACGGGTTCGGCCAGCAACGGGCCTATCCCCGGACACCGGGAAAAGATATTGAATATGAAATTCCGTTGACCCTGGAAGAATTGATTCACGGCACCAAAAAAACCATCACCATCCGCCAGGGCAGCACCACCAATGCGGTTGAGGTTCGTATTCCCAAAGGATTGACCCAGGGGAAAAAAATCCGTCTGGCCGGCAAAGGTGAACCGTCTCCCCATGGCGGACCGGCCGGGAATCTGTATATCAAATCCAGACCGGTTCCCACCAGCGGGTTTTCCATTGACGGCAACGATGTCCTTATGACCCAATCGATCAAACTGACCCAGGCCCTTCTGGGAGACAAACTGGAAATTCTGACCCCGTCCGGAAAGACCATGAACCTGAAACTACCGGCCGGAACCAGTCACAAAGCCAGGATGCGTCTGTCCGGACATGGTATTCCCCATATGAAAGGAAATGGTTGCGGAGATCTGTTTGTTGTGATTAATATAGACATGCCCAAAAAACTGACGGACAAACAAAAAAAATTAATCCAGGAACTCAAAGCCACAGGATTGTGA
- the hpt gene encoding hypoxanthine phosphoribosyltransferase — translation MPEFIPLISRQTIQNRVREIGKQISRDYQGKDLILTGILKGAFMFMADLTRQIDMDHDIDFIGASSYEGTHSTGQIVFTKQPDLEYRNRDILLVEDIVDTGNTLTKIMEFIQLLNPNSVAVCTLIDKHERRKKAIPVKYACFSLEKGFIVGYGLDYDEKYRNKPEIYDLKL, via the coding sequence ATGCCCGAATTTATCCCGCTGATTTCCCGACAGACCATCCAGAACCGGGTCCGGGAAATCGGCAAACAGATCTCCCGGGACTACCAGGGTAAAGACCTGATTTTAACAGGAATTTTAAAGGGTGCTTTCATGTTCATGGCAGATCTTACCAGGCAGATCGATATGGACCATGACATTGATTTCATTGGTGCGTCTTCCTATGAAGGCACCCATTCCACCGGGCAGATCGTATTCACCAAACAGCCGGATCTGGAATACCGGAATCGGGATATTCTGCTGGTGGAAGACATCGTGGATACAGGCAACACCTTGACCAAGATCATGGAGTTTATCCAACTTCTCAATCCGAATTCCGTGGCCGTCTGCACCCTGATCGACAAACATGAACGCCGGAAAAAAGCAATTCCCGTCAAGTATGCCTGTTTTTCTCTTGAAAAAGGATTCATTGTCGGGTATGGGCTGGATTATGATGAAAAATACAGGAACAAGCCTGAAATATATGATCTAAAATTATAG
- a CDS encoding DUF3426 domain-containing protein, giving the protein MIITCEKCETRFNLDESLLDADGSTVRCSRCQHIFTAFPPSAKPEFDDSEFQDIDFDKDLEFDDSDFDEQENLPETLDVENRTQDVIQQTVEPDELELEAIDPDEIEIEFEDADTTETDEPDLSDELKLSDEPDLSEDMAEVQEELELGDITSEDNEPEFDLAFDLDEENPDTEELSLDTPEEKEPELEDQSRSHSLEETDPLDKKTKIDTDQEIDVDLKDDFEPEETAFDGLDEFDDPDFNETDMEDADLPDTLSHETPPPRRPARASLIHPLDPEDERMDSEEPPAKKRTGLGLPVLVLLLVFLLAGGGYIAATFFGYKIPFLPEIQIPFIEQYLPEKTPETVTYPDPIPDQKSVTGRFLTNDFAGELFIITGKIENPAQIPYGRIQVKGTLFQKEKKAAMTQTAFCGNIIPEKTLKTARIEDLTAQLKIPGGTADINEKIMPGDTVPFMLVFADLPRNLENFTVEVAGFDKATP; this is encoded by the coding sequence ATGATTATCACCTGTGAAAAGTGCGAAACACGATTCAACTTAGATGAATCCTTACTCGATGCAGACGGATCCACGGTACGTTGCAGCCGGTGCCAGCACATATTCACGGCATTCCCCCCTTCTGCCAAACCGGAATTCGACGATTCTGAATTTCAGGATATCGATTTTGACAAAGATCTTGAGTTCGATGATTCCGACTTTGACGAACAAGAAAATCTGCCTGAAACCTTGGATGTTGAAAACCGGACCCAGGACGTTATACAGCAAACTGTTGAACCCGATGAGCTGGAACTGGAAGCGATTGATCCGGATGAAATAGAAATCGAATTTGAAGATGCTGACACAACAGAAACAGATGAACCGGATCTGTCGGATGAACTGAAACTATCAGATGAACCCGACCTGTCGGAAGATATGGCCGAAGTTCAGGAAGAACTCGAATTGGGTGACATCACTTCCGAAGACAACGAACCGGAATTCGATCTGGCGTTTGATCTGGATGAAGAAAATCCGGATACTGAAGAACTGAGTCTGGACACACCTGAAGAAAAAGAACCTGAACTCGAAGATCAGTCCCGGTCCCATTCTTTGGAAGAAACGGATCCATTGGACAAAAAAACAAAGATCGATACGGATCAAGAAATTGATGTCGATCTAAAAGACGACTTTGAACCTGAGGAAACGGCTTTTGACGGATTGGATGAATTTGATGACCCGGATTTTAACGAAACAGACATGGAGGATGCCGACCTTCCTGATACGCTGTCTCATGAGACCCCCCCACCCCGCCGTCCGGCCCGGGCATCTTTGATCCACCCGCTGGACCCGGAAGATGAACGCATGGATTCTGAAGAACCGCCTGCCAAAAAAAGAACCGGTCTGGGGCTTCCGGTTCTGGTGCTCCTCCTTGTCTTTTTATTGGCAGGGGGCGGTTATATTGCCGCCACATTTTTTGGATACAAGATCCCTTTTCTGCCGGAAATCCAGATTCCGTTCATTGAGCAGTACCTGCCTGAAAAGACACCGGAAACCGTGACCTATCCGGACCCGATCCCGGACCAGAAAAGTGTGACCGGCCGGTTTCTCACCAATGACTTTGCCGGAGAACTGTTCATCATCACCGGAAAAATCGAAAATCCTGCTCAGATTCCCTACGGCCGTATCCAGGTGAAAGGCACTTTGTTTCAGAAAGAAAAAAAAGCCGCCATGACCCAAACCGCTTTTTGTGGCAACATCATTCCTGAAAAAACCCTGAAAACCGCCCGGATCGAAGACCTGACCGCTCAGTTGAAAATTCCGGGGGGAACCGCGGATATCAACGAAAAAATCATGCCGGGTGACACCGTTCCGTTCATGCTGGTGTTTGCCGACCTGCCCCGGAATCTGGAAAACTTTACCGTGGAGGTGGCGGGATTTGATAAAGCAACACCCTGA
- a CDS encoding NUDIX hydrolase has product MKHTPVNPTLCRHEIISRLGKAVHPSPPDLNKYDQTAVMALFLFNQALPKLLFIQKADVAGYPWRNQMAFPGGHVDETDDSPLETALRELEEELGIVPENVEVIGSMGHFQTINHKDIHAFTGIWNQQGPIRFDPVEIRRVFQIPVPHLADLHREKKYLGQTPPILDLTYPFQDVVIWGVTAKILHHMLDTLMDH; this is encoded by the coding sequence ATGAAACACACCCCCGTGAATCCGACCCTATGCCGGCACGAAATCATCTCCCGCCTGGGAAAGGCGGTTCATCCCTCCCCTCCGGACCTGAATAAATATGATCAGACGGCTGTCATGGCGCTGTTTTTGTTCAACCAGGCCCTTCCGAAACTGTTGTTCATCCAGAAAGCGGATGTGGCCGGATATCCCTGGCGCAATCAAATGGCCTTTCCCGGCGGACATGTGGATGAAACCGATGACAGCCCTTTGGAAACCGCGTTGCGGGAGCTGGAGGAAGAACTGGGGATCGTTCCGGAAAATGTGGAAGTCATCGGTTCCATGGGCCATTTCCAGACCATCAATCACAAAGATATCCACGCCTTTACCGGTATCTGGAACCAGCAGGGCCCCATCCGGTTCGATCCTGTGGAAATCAGACGGGTGTTTCAGATTCCGGTGCCCCACCTGGCCGACCTGCACCGGGAAAAAAAGTATCTTGGACAAACCCCGCCGATCCTGGATCTGACCTATCCGTTCCAGGATGTGGTCATATGGGGCGTGACGGCAAAAATCCTTCACCACATGCTGGACACATTAATGGATCACTGA